From a single Xyrauchen texanus isolate HMW12.3.18 chromosome 26, RBS_HiC_50CHRs, whole genome shotgun sequence genomic region:
- the LOC127620247 gene encoding uncharacterized protein LOC127620247 isoform X1: MGCIGSRTITANAVPVQKDGEQESFTSCTHSSLANDMASSQLSMEDTSSILPRLKRNSNAYGIGALAKSSLTGVSGVSRSMKDKVTKPTAMAQGRVAHMIEWQSWGVPSAGPEGGAGRANLNRERERRLENDAYSDLSDGEKEARMAAGILQQFAISEATLLGWTFMDGDSLCADSNQGSVAHLSEVNQESITSRDQPLHHSSAEVWPHTYVSQGLYCLSSSDAWEPISNEPSGVASPATSSYIMAGGASGEGYDGSTHYLTQQQLTLQQQNNLQQFQQYQQYQQQQLLQYQQTLEHRLHSASHSLQATPNSTIHSLGPPTHPRLADLWASAQVEPHQVEMMGQISVTMGEMGMAEVYGEESVPENECIPEQQEEEEIKEDDITLTLEPEPTSVTPALTPPLQRADFTPPGGMSPGQAPAEPLAEHMTYEVTSCVVQSLEEKEEKVKDGAVLVVATN, translated from the exons GAGTCGTTCACAagctgcacacattcatcactggcaaacgatATGGCAAGTTCGCAG ctgTCCATGGAGGACACCAGTTCCATCTTACCTCGTCTGAAGCGGAACTCCAACGCCTATGGGATTGGAGCTCTGGCTAAGTCCTCTCTGACAGGTGTGTCAG GCGTTTCTAGATCGATGAAGGACAAAGTGACCAAGCCCACTGCCATGGCTCAGGGTCGTGTGGCCCATATGATTGAGTGGCAGAGTTGGGGCGTACCATCAGCAGGGCCGGAGGGGGGAGCGGGTCGCGCCAATCTTAATCGTGAGAGGGAGAGACGGCTGGAAAATGATGCCTATAGTGACTTGAGTGATGGAGAAAAAGAGGCACGAATGGCAGCAG GAATTTTGCAGCAGTTTGCCATCTCTGAAGCCACACTTTTAGGCTGGACATTTATGGATGGAGACAGTCTCTGTGCCGACTCCAACCAGGGCAGTGTAGCTCACCTCAGTGAGGTCAACCAGGAGAGCATCACCAGCAGAG ACCAGCCATTGCACCATTCTTCTGCAGAAGTGTGGCCTCACACCTATGTCTCCCAAGGCCTTTACTGCCTCTCCTCCTCTGATGCATGGGAGCCAATCAGCAATGAGCCCTCGGGCGTGGCCTCTCCTGCTACTAGCTCATATATCATGGCGGGCGGGGCTTCAGGTGAGGGTTACGATGGCTCCACCCACTATTTGACACAGCAGCAGCTGACATTGCAGCAGCAGAACAACTTACAGCAGTTCCAGCAGTATCAGCAGTACCAGCAGCAACAGCTCCTGCAATACCAACAG ACTTTGGAACATCGACTGCACAGCGCCTCCCATTCCCTGCAGGCCACACCCAACAGCACTATACATAGTTTGGGCCCACCTACTCACCCGAGATTGGCTGACTTGTGGGCTTCGGCTCAGGTGGAGCCTCATCAAGTAGAGATGATGGGACAAATAAGTGTCACCATGGGAGAAATGGGAATGGCGGAAGTGTACGGAGAAGAGTCTGTCCCAGAGAATGAATGCATTCCTGAACAGCAAGAGGAGGAGGAAATCAAG GAGGACGATATAACATTAACTCTTGAACCTGAGCCCACATCTGTAACTCCTGCCCTGACCCCTCCACTTCAGAGAGCAGACTTCACCCCACCAGGGGGCATGAGTCCAGGACAAGCACCAGCAGAGCCATTGGCTGAGCACATGACCTATGAGGTCACATCCTGCGTCGTTCAATCACTGGAGGAGAAGGAAGAGAAGGTGAAGGATGGAGCCGTTTTAGTTGTTGCAACCAACTAA
- the LOC127620247 gene encoding uncharacterized protein LOC127620247 isoform X3 — protein sequence MEDTSSILPRLKRNSNAYGIGALAKSSLTGVSRSMKDKVTKPTAMAQGRVAHMIEWQSWGVPSAGPEGGAGRANLNRERERRLENDAYSDLSDGEKEARMAAGILQQFAISEATLLGWTFMDGDSLCADSNQGSVAHLSEVNQESITSRDQPLHHSSAEVWPHTYVSQGLYCLSSSDAWEPISNEPSGVASPATSSYIMAGGASGEGYDGSTHYLTQQQLTLQQQNNLQQFQQYQQYQQQQLLQYQQTLEHRLHSASHSLQATPNSTIHSLGPPTHPRLADLWASAQVEPHQVEMMGQISVTMGEMGMAEVYGEESVPENECIPEQQEEEEIKEDDITLTLEPEPTSVTPALTPPLQRADFTPPGGMSPGQAPAEPLAEHMTYEVTSCVVQSLEEKEEKVKDGAVLVVATN from the exons ATGGAGGACACCAGTTCCATCTTACCTCGTCTGAAGCGGAACTCCAACGCCTATGGGATTGGAGCTCTGGCTAAGTCCTCTCTGACAG GCGTTTCTAGATCGATGAAGGACAAAGTGACCAAGCCCACTGCCATGGCTCAGGGTCGTGTGGCCCATATGATTGAGTGGCAGAGTTGGGGCGTACCATCAGCAGGGCCGGAGGGGGGAGCGGGTCGCGCCAATCTTAATCGTGAGAGGGAGAGACGGCTGGAAAATGATGCCTATAGTGACTTGAGTGATGGAGAAAAAGAGGCACGAATGGCAGCAG GAATTTTGCAGCAGTTTGCCATCTCTGAAGCCACACTTTTAGGCTGGACATTTATGGATGGAGACAGTCTCTGTGCCGACTCCAACCAGGGCAGTGTAGCTCACCTCAGTGAGGTCAACCAGGAGAGCATCACCAGCAGAG ACCAGCCATTGCACCATTCTTCTGCAGAAGTGTGGCCTCACACCTATGTCTCCCAAGGCCTTTACTGCCTCTCCTCCTCTGATGCATGGGAGCCAATCAGCAATGAGCCCTCGGGCGTGGCCTCTCCTGCTACTAGCTCATATATCATGGCGGGCGGGGCTTCAGGTGAGGGTTACGATGGCTCCACCCACTATTTGACACAGCAGCAGCTGACATTGCAGCAGCAGAACAACTTACAGCAGTTCCAGCAGTATCAGCAGTACCAGCAGCAACAGCTCCTGCAATACCAACAG ACTTTGGAACATCGACTGCACAGCGCCTCCCATTCCCTGCAGGCCACACCCAACAGCACTATACATAGTTTGGGCCCACCTACTCACCCGAGATTGGCTGACTTGTGGGCTTCGGCTCAGGTGGAGCCTCATCAAGTAGAGATGATGGGACAAATAAGTGTCACCATGGGAGAAATGGGAATGGCGGAAGTGTACGGAGAAGAGTCTGTCCCAGAGAATGAATGCATTCCTGAACAGCAAGAGGAGGAGGAAATCAAG GAGGACGATATAACATTAACTCTTGAACCTGAGCCCACATCTGTAACTCCTGCCCTGACCCCTCCACTTCAGAGAGCAGACTTCACCCCACCAGGGGGCATGAGTCCAGGACAAGCACCAGCAGAGCCATTGGCTGAGCACATGACCTATGAGGTCACATCCTGCGTCGTTCAATCACTGGAGGAGAAGGAAGAGAAGGTGAAGGATGGAGCCGTTTTAGTTGTTGCAACCAACTAA
- the LOC127620247 gene encoding uncharacterized protein LOC127620247 isoform X2, producing the protein MGCIGSRTITANAVPVQKDGEQESFTSCTHSSLANDMASSQLSMEDTSSILPRLKRNSNAYGIGALAKSSLTGVSRSMKDKVTKPTAMAQGRVAHMIEWQSWGVPSAGPEGGAGRANLNRERERRLENDAYSDLSDGEKEARMAAGILQQFAISEATLLGWTFMDGDSLCADSNQGSVAHLSEVNQESITSRDQPLHHSSAEVWPHTYVSQGLYCLSSSDAWEPISNEPSGVASPATSSYIMAGGASGEGYDGSTHYLTQQQLTLQQQNNLQQFQQYQQYQQQQLLQYQQTLEHRLHSASHSLQATPNSTIHSLGPPTHPRLADLWASAQVEPHQVEMMGQISVTMGEMGMAEVYGEESVPENECIPEQQEEEEIKEDDITLTLEPEPTSVTPALTPPLQRADFTPPGGMSPGQAPAEPLAEHMTYEVTSCVVQSLEEKEEKVKDGAVLVVATN; encoded by the exons GAGTCGTTCACAagctgcacacattcatcactggcaaacgatATGGCAAGTTCGCAG ctgTCCATGGAGGACACCAGTTCCATCTTACCTCGTCTGAAGCGGAACTCCAACGCCTATGGGATTGGAGCTCTGGCTAAGTCCTCTCTGACAG GCGTTTCTAGATCGATGAAGGACAAAGTGACCAAGCCCACTGCCATGGCTCAGGGTCGTGTGGCCCATATGATTGAGTGGCAGAGTTGGGGCGTACCATCAGCAGGGCCGGAGGGGGGAGCGGGTCGCGCCAATCTTAATCGTGAGAGGGAGAGACGGCTGGAAAATGATGCCTATAGTGACTTGAGTGATGGAGAAAAAGAGGCACGAATGGCAGCAG GAATTTTGCAGCAGTTTGCCATCTCTGAAGCCACACTTTTAGGCTGGACATTTATGGATGGAGACAGTCTCTGTGCCGACTCCAACCAGGGCAGTGTAGCTCACCTCAGTGAGGTCAACCAGGAGAGCATCACCAGCAGAG ACCAGCCATTGCACCATTCTTCTGCAGAAGTGTGGCCTCACACCTATGTCTCCCAAGGCCTTTACTGCCTCTCCTCCTCTGATGCATGGGAGCCAATCAGCAATGAGCCCTCGGGCGTGGCCTCTCCTGCTACTAGCTCATATATCATGGCGGGCGGGGCTTCAGGTGAGGGTTACGATGGCTCCACCCACTATTTGACACAGCAGCAGCTGACATTGCAGCAGCAGAACAACTTACAGCAGTTCCAGCAGTATCAGCAGTACCAGCAGCAACAGCTCCTGCAATACCAACAG ACTTTGGAACATCGACTGCACAGCGCCTCCCATTCCCTGCAGGCCACACCCAACAGCACTATACATAGTTTGGGCCCACCTACTCACCCGAGATTGGCTGACTTGTGGGCTTCGGCTCAGGTGGAGCCTCATCAAGTAGAGATGATGGGACAAATAAGTGTCACCATGGGAGAAATGGGAATGGCGGAAGTGTACGGAGAAGAGTCTGTCCCAGAGAATGAATGCATTCCTGAACAGCAAGAGGAGGAGGAAATCAAG GAGGACGATATAACATTAACTCTTGAACCTGAGCCCACATCTGTAACTCCTGCCCTGACCCCTCCACTTCAGAGAGCAGACTTCACCCCACCAGGGGGCATGAGTCCAGGACAAGCACCAGCAGAGCCATTGGCTGAGCACATGACCTATGAGGTCACATCCTGCGTCGTTCAATCACTGGAGGAGAAGGAAGAGAAGGTGAAGGATGGAGCCGTTTTAGTTGTTGCAACCAACTAA